Below is a window of Impatiens glandulifera chromosome 2, dImpGla2.1, whole genome shotgun sequence DNA.
tttattaaatgaataatttaaaactgGAATTATTTAATTGTACCAGTTAAACAAATCTCATTataactaaaacaaaaaaatatatatatatcagcgGAAGAAATTTAGAATAAGGATTTTGCAAGGTTATAACTATAACGTGACGCAATCTGattgactaaaaaaataataaaatttctctctacTCTCCcttcttacatttttgtttttttcattccTTCCTCGGTCTCCACCCTCAATTTTCTGCTTCCTATAACTCTCACAAAAAATAAGactcacaattttattttattataagtttgagattaattttaatccattaataaataatttatataattggaAAGTCCAAATTTATATAGGGACTTAAATCTACTTTATACCTTATTTCTCTAATATAAAATTGGATAGGGTCCAAAAGAAACCTACAACATTTTTCTATAGCCCTAGCCGCCTTCCTCTTTTTTCCCAAACTCTATCAAGATACGGTTTTTCGATTAGAAGATGAAAGTTGAGAATCTATTTCTTGAAAAGAGTTTTGGATACGAAGTAGAAATCCGTTTTTGTTCGAGTAGAGTGACACCAGATCAGTAAATGTCCAAGATGGTTTATATAGGTTGGTGGGTTCGATTCGTGGCGTGGAAACAAGGGATTTGCTCCTTTACAAATCAGGGGCAATCATTCTGGTGCAGGAACCAAATCAACCGTCAAACATGGTTTCATTACAACAGAACCCTTCTTCCAAAGGAATAATCTGATCCAGAACAACAAAAGACTTCCAAGAGGGCTTGATGAGGACTAGAGCATTTCAATCTGTTCTGAAGTAGATGGGCCCGTTCAGATGAGTTTCAAAATCGATTCAAATGCATATTCCACCATGAAAAACAAAGGCCTTTGGCTAAATCGTGATAaatggttgttgttgttgttttccTTTTACATGTAATGTTAATGAACGGAGATAACTTGATGATGAAATGTTGTAGATGTTGAGTTGgaatgtgttttttaataaattgttaaagaATTGAATGGATGTTAAATGTTTTATGTaatgttatgtttttgttgaattattaatgtattctttcaagtttattgatgttttattttaagaaaatagttGTACATtaagtttaatgaataattgacattgaattataaattttttttttttttgacaatgtGTAAATTAGTTTCAGAAAATAGTTTGTCTATTTTGAGTGGTGAATCACTTTCAAATAGtgttgttaattattatataaatttaatgcaattaaatccaaaaaaaattggGTTAGGACAAGTGTGACAGATTGTGATTTTTTTCAAttcacttgttttttttatcataactcaaaattatttgttttatatttgttcTTTCAAGGAATAGTAATCACATAAAtagtttagtttagttggttagtTGAAATCCTCTCAATTTTAAAAGGATGCAAATTAGGATTTTTTATAAGGTTTTgtccaatttttatttaatatttaaaatgtttttgttgaaatattttctaACTATGCATTGGATCGAAATTAAACTTGTAAAGCagataatattgaaataccaaatttatatttgttttgataattttgatggGTTGATATTGATCATGCTTAATTTGTTGAATGTTTGTGAAATATGTAAAGGGATgatatttgttaaatttgtgtaaatattttgataaatttattatcaCACCATATCAGAATTGATAAGTGGATATCTTCGTCCAAATATGATAGGATGTGAATAACCCATTGTAATTTGAATTTAAGTGGTAATTGTTTAATATTCTGACTCAATATCATTTCAAATTATTGATATCTAGTATTAGAGGTTCAAAAAGATAGTGTAAACAagtttatgtattattttaaacttctgtattattttaaacttttgtattatttatgtatattatatacttttgaATTGAAATGGTTAACTTTTTATTCCaaataaaactttgtttaaaatTGACTAGAGTacttttctaaaatataataaaaataattttaatatattatatattttattaaaatattagtttgacacAACTAATTATGATATCTTAAGTgacttaagaaaataataataataaaaactatttatcCCGATTTGTCATTATGGTTTGAAGCGGGTGCAAAAGACCTACAGTTTGAGGTTTTTACTCTTGTATGTATTATCATATCGGGGATCGAGCAAAAACGAGTGGGCGATTAAGAAGACCAATGTACACAAAGGATTAGTAATGGAGATAATGGTTGTCAATTTCAATCATTCTTGGATCGAACCAATTCACAAGCCTAATTCCACTTCTCAATTACATCGACCCTCAATTTTGACTTTCCATAAATAGGCAGAAATAAATTGACTTTGAGGCTACTTGGGTCATCAATCAAGTAGGTAATCTGATCGATAAATTTCACATGAAATGATGTGTCGAAAACATCATGAAAATGCATTCAAGCATCACATGATTTGAATCAATTCGACAGCAAGTAGAGTGGCAGAATTTCACGAACTCTATCAAAGGTAAAATCGAGGGACTGAATCTTATTTGCTGAATGTATGATCATACTTGTGAAATGACTATCGTGCCCTCACATGATTCAAATGCTCTGATTCATTTCAATGCTTGAACCTAATTTAATGCATAACATAATAGAAGCGCATGCGGTTAGGATAGGTTAGATAACCTAGCTTGAACCAGAACCCCCTTAACTAAAGGAGAGAAAGATGGGACAAGAGGAAAGTTATTACATAAACTAGGATAAAAAAGGATGCCATTACTTAAAAGCTACTAGCTTAGCTCATACCCTATGAACAAGAAATAGAGCAAATGAACTATTTTAAGTttcgattttcattaaaatatatttgtttaacattttaacttcATATATTCATAACAAAAATATCGTTAAACATTTTAACttcctaaatttaaataatatatcttttaaacatgttaactttttaaattaaatatatatatatatatatatatatatatatatatatatatatatatatatatatatatatatatatatatatatatatatatatatatatatatataaaagttcaaAGTGCTAATTTACtaaactaaaaaagaaaaaagatatcgattcaatattttaacatcctaaatttaaaataaaaattatcgattgaaaactttaatcgtgttttaaattataaaataataagttaaaaataatacaatttagaattacaattctgagctaaaaaaaagtagaatttatactataaaattacactatattaaattttattaaaattataatttcaattataattcttaatattaaagggtCTACCAAAtttagaattggaattaaactccataattttaatttaaataccaATTTTAGGGTACCAAACAAATCCTTATCTCAAGTCATCCTCTAATAAGATGTTTAACAAAATCCttcttatttaattagtttttgggaTAGCTTCTctaatattatgttttgtttgattgtgtttttttaaGGATTTTGTTAAACTTTAtgcatttttataaattatttttattatattattattattttaagcatCAAATCACTCGTTTTATCAactatactaataaattattattattttatttttattatatttaatttttaaatataaaaacaaaatatttaaattaattaaaaatcaaaattttataaaaaaaaaatattttttttttttacaaaaacacaataaaatcaCAAAAACCAAGATGAAATCatgaaacaagctcttagaggTTGTTTCGGTtgtggattttttaaaaaatcaagagagagaaaaattaaatgatgggtaatgattttgaggagataatgattattttttgtaaaaagacttagtattgatatataaataaaataaaaaaataataatttaaaataaatggtattttggttaataatttaagtgatgtgattgataAAAAGAGAGTGaagtgatatttgattttgaattggttttttaataacttataacAACCAGGCCTTAGTTTCATGAcatgtaatttattaatataactttaaataaaaaaaaaaatttaatttgacttaaaatattttatttttgtacaagAATATAAAGTTCAATTTCATTTGGTTTTGTTAACTTGTATTCCATAAATACTTgtacaattaaattttatttatccaacttttttaatttgttttaaaaaaaaaagtccattaaaataatactttttatgACATGGTATTTTCatgttattttatcaattaggaaatgaaaatatatacttaaattccagaatattaatttatagacTGAGAATTACTGTTTTGATATATACACAACAACAAGTAAATGGTCTGGTTCGACCATTAATGGGCATTATTCATTCTACCTTAGAGATCATTGATCATACGGCTGCAGGCCTCCCATCTTTCCTAGGATCACTCACCGCCGTTAATACTCCATGGGCAAATCTTTTATCATTTGATGAAGGTTTCCCATATTTTCTTCCCATTTGATTTACATCATCATAATCATCAGTAATAGTTTGAACAATAAGCTGGCAAATGGCTCCTCCTTTCTTTGCTTCCATTTGATGACCTCTTTCTTCTAGAAACTTCTTCCTCTCTTCAGCTAGTTCAATATGATCCCCATCAATAACTGTCCAGTTTTCATACAATACTGTATTCGGAATCAGCTgccataattatataattatgtcaATTCATTATAGACCAAATTCTTTcatttatgtaataattataagcAAAACCTTATGGTAAACTCTTGGATTCTGTACTGCAGCCAAGGGATCCATTCCCATAGCAAAATAGTTGAGAAAAACTTGGATTACTGCTTCAAGAATGTACAAGCCACCGCTCCCTCCAATTACTGCTACAAGTTGGTCATTCTGCAAAGACAGATCAAGAATTTGAGAAACTTCAAACTCTAAATTGGAGTGTTCTGAACAAAGAATACCTTTAGAACAACGATGGGAGTCATGGATGATAAGGGTCGTTTGTTTGGTTTGATAAAATTAGTCGGAGCAGGGGGGAGTTGGTCTCCTATTTCAGTTGGTACTGAAAAATCTCCCATTTCGTTATTGAGAATGATGCCAGTggattgtgataatattttggctCCAAAAGGGTAGTTTACAGTTGTGGTCATTGACACAGCATTTCGATCTCCATCTACAATGCAGAAATGACTTGTTCCATGATCATCAAGCTGGCTCCACCTGAATGTCAAGGACAcaatttctttttaatgttgtgaccaaaccaaaccaaacaaatgATAATCACCAGTCCTTTGTTTTAACCTGGGCAAATAGTAATCAGAAGGGAAAGTGGTGTTATCAAATATCTTTTGCTGAAGTTGTTTCGCGAAAGAATGAGAAAGCATATTGGATATGGTATTATTGATATCTACAAACTTGGGATCGCCTAGGTTCATTCGAACAGCCAGCGTGTGTTTTAGTGATTCGATCAGCCTGTGCAAGCCTATAGCCCCTTTTGCAGCATTAAGGCTTTCATAGCTATCCAATATGTTAAGAACCTACACAAACATGAATTAATCAAAGGTATACATATTGCCCATTCAGAAACAGAACTAGAGCTAGTTAGACTCTGCTACACTAACCAGAGACAGGGCAACGGTTCCACTTGAAGGAGGTGGCATTCCTAAAATGGTATATCCCATAGTGTTCACAGAAATAGGATCGGTTACTACCACTCTGTAATCCCTCAAGTCCTCGAATGTTAAAATCCCACCAGCATTTCTCACATCTTTGACTAGCTTCTTACCAATATCTCCAATATAGAAGATTTTTGGTCCATTATTAGCAATTGCTTCCAAAGTCCTCCCAAGTTCAATGTTATGACAAGTATCCCCTGCTTGCAATAATCTCCCATTTGGGGCAAAAACAGATCTTAATCCAGGATCAGATAGGATCGATTCACCACTGTTGAAAATGCTGAGTGCAAGATATGGCTCCACTATGAACCCCTCTTTGGCAAGCTTAATGGCTGGTTTGAACAAATCATTCCAAGGTAACCGCCCAAATGTCAACCAAGCTTCATGTAGACCAGCCAATTCACCAGGTACCCCCATTGACAATGCACCCTCATACTTGGTATTAAGGTCGTTGGAATACATGTCCTGTTGTCAATCAATACCCATTTAATTCTAAAACTAGCATCAAAATGATTCAACAAGGATTACACTAAATTTCATACCTCGGAAGCAGCCAAAGGAGCAGTTTCCCTCATGTCAAATGCTACAGTTTGATTTGTAGAAGTAGAATGAACAATCATAAAGGCCCCACCTCCAATTCCACTGGCCATAGGATTGACTACCCCCACGCACAATGCGGTTGCAACAGCAGCATCAACTGCATGACCGCCTTTTCTAAGCATTGATGCACCAATCTCAGAGCAACGGCCATCATCGGCTGCCACCACTCCTTTACTCGACTCAACAATATCCGCACCAGCAATCTGTCTATGAACATTATGAGCATTCCCTACTCTTATTTTCCCCCCGCTTCCAGTGTAACGAAGAACTGATTGTACATGCAACAAACATTGATTGATCAATTAGGTTTAAAAGAACCAGTATATCTTCGATATAAATCAAAAACAGTGTTCTAAGCATGGATCTAACAGAGGTAAAAACTTTCACTATCGTTTTTCcaacataattaatcaattagGTGCTGAATCTAACAGAATCGTCAAAATTCGCACTAGATTAGCATGCGGTTTCCTTCTTATCAGTTATCAATGAATCATTCAAGCCTATGGTAACCAAAGTATGAGATATCAAAGTATGTTTGATCATCATAGAAAGGATCTAAGTCTAACAGATGGTAAAACATGatcaatatatatgtttatacatAGAAAGCGAAAACGAGAGAGATTATGCGTATGTATACACTTACAAGCGAGAATGATAAATAGAGAAAAGTAGAGGATAGCTTTGGTCCATCGTCTTCTTCTTGCATGATCATCGCCACCTAAAAGAGAAGATTCCAAGCTATGATTTTCCATCATCTTCAGTCTTCAAACCTACCAAGCAGAGGATCGAtcgaagagagagaaagagaggaagcttaaacaaatattatttggtagttttaacttttaacaACTAGAATCTCTCTATAAAGATGCAATAATGATTACCTGAAAAAGGAATCTATTATTTTAGATTCAAACATTTTTAAGAAactataaattcaaaattaaaagaatataattgAGCTTATTGGGAAAtacatcattttcaaataatcgcACCATCGTCAAGTGGATATTTTTAGTGTCTCTGATattctgggttcgagcccgttaggCGACAAATTTTGTGACTGGTTAAATGATTCAGTATGTCTGTGACCTATATGCTTAATCCTTGTCTCATTTTTATCCCACCAAGATAGCCCAATGGTAAGAATCGGTTTAAAAGTCAAAAAAAAATCACGAATTTATTTCAATCTGAAAACGCTTTGAATTTAAGCGGGAATCATGGTTTTGAAATGTAAGGCTAGACTAGGCTAGGCTAGCTCTtaagtttttttcttatttactttttatataaaaatatttatgtaaaattattacGTTAAAAAGGAAAGAGTTTGTTTTTACCAACTTAATAAGTAAGTTacaatttttaatcaattagaaTTCTTAACCCTTTTATATAGTCCCACTTTACCGGTTAATTAAGTTACAAGATATGTCattatatcaattaataaaaattgaaagtggTAGCCTATGGTGTAATTGTCATTgtcaacttaaaataatatctcACCGAATactattaaaatacatttatgtAGACGTTGGTGGACAGCACGAAGTTATCTACTTGTTtgttttggattttatttttatataaccgATTTGACACCACCTTGTTTTTATTGAATTGATTATATTTCatctttacaaaattattagtttaatgaaaagaatgttaaaaaataaataaataaattagtatctGAATATCAaagtttattaatcatttaaattataaaaatagacTTACTTAATTCTagtttaaattgttaaataaatatttttaattgttattgtttaattaaatacatcAAAAGAAATATGTAGGTCTCATTTATTTGTTTCCTAACTTAAATGCCATGCATGTTGGAATTTGGAACTATTTATCTTTGACAAATGTTAATATTAGTACATgcaattcaaaatataatataataatatcacCTTAGACATTAATGAAATGTGCTAAGGTAATGAATGCATAGGaccacataaataaataaataaatatatttcatttaaaatttgaatcataatctaattaaataagctaatttttttaactaactttaaccttaaaatattatacatctttatattattttaaaaattaagtagaaTCTGGTTATACCCAACCCTCAATCCTCGGATCTCAATTAGTgcatatatttgattaatttcttaataaggtgtttatttttttttttatgagaaagAAATTTCAGAACAGACACATTtacatataaagaaattaatatatatatagaattagtcatttaatataaatttaaaattttgaagtatttttttaaaaaatatatgtggatACTTTTtgtgataataataaattcttgTTGATAAAATTAGTCATAAACAAATGAGGTTTGAAAGAAAGAAGATTTACCTGGTAAAGTAAAATATGAAGATATTAATACGAGGATCGTGTGATTATAAACAGTTAAGAGGTACAAAAAAAAGTCTGGATAATGACAAAGATGGATGTATGTAGACGTTATTGTAGTTATAGTTCAGCTTGAAAATCTAAAGGTCTTACTTGTTCAATTTGAAAACATTGGAAGAAATTGTATTTATCATTCAAGacaaaaattatgaatattcaTAAAGaatattactttatattttagacAATTTTGAACTAGATCAAAGTTattcttttgatttttcttagttttaatttgaaaagtttTGGATATTTACAAGCATGTTACTAAAGCATGTCAGTAGGTAAAAGAACAAAAGTAAACGAAAACTTCAATGAAAAGTAATTATGCGACATTATTGGTTTTCAATCAATACATCCAAAATGATGGCAAAGTTGAACAAATTGAGCACAATTTGTCAATAGTGATTTTCAAAATGATTGTAAAGTTTGAACAAATTAGGCTCAATTTTTagaatgaatataataattacaattattGTAATATGAAACCGTCCTGTCCTGCGATAACCGAATTGAATTACCTTATTTAGAATTGTTTTTCCttaaaaccaaacaaaatggAATTTGTGTCCCTCGCACTAATCTCACCTaaattaccaatatatttatttattatattttataacaattataaattcatttctttataatatataataaattgaatataatatatccTATTGTCAACccaacatttttaaaatgtaaataatttgtaacaaattatttaaatcaagtgaattcaattctaatatttccttcaactgcacaattttaatttttaagcttGAACtggttaaatatttattaactcatttataaatttgaacggataaacttgaaataaaattatattaaatatttgttagaaaaattattaattttaaattttaatattaaaattataaaaatatattaattattattaaaataaaaaatactgaCCAACAAATATTATACGAACTAAAGTATAAAACAAATCGTCTCTAACTTGACTCGAACTTGGTCAAAGTCTAATTTTAACCAGCGGATCATTAGCTTAACTCGAACTTGGTCAAAGTCTAATTTTAACCTGCAGATCACGAACACCTCACAAACACTAATTTGAGGTTGCATATAGAAAAATGAATTTGCAATGGGTGTTTATCAAGCTTAATAAGAATAAGTAAGAATTGGTCATCTTCGCTTTGCAATTGgagaattcataaaaatatcttCTTCAACAAAAACACTCTTAACATAGATACACTAGTTGGATTCTACAGATCCATTCTGGAAATGTGCAC
It encodes the following:
- the LOC124925777 gene encoding glutathione hydrolase 3-like, yielding MMENHSLESSLLGGDDHARRRRWTKAILYFSLFIILAFLRYTGSGGKIRVGNAHNVHRQIAGADIVESSKGVVAADDGRCSEIGASMLRKGGHAVDAAVATALCVGVVNPMASGIGGGAFMIVHSTSTNQTVAFDMRETAPLAASEDMYSNDLNTKYEGALSMGVPGELAGLHEAWLTFGRLPWNDLFKPAIKLAKEGFIVEPYLALSIFNSGESILSDPGLRSVFAPNGRLLQAGDTCHNIELGRTLEAIANNGPKIFYIGDIGKKLVKDVRNAGGILTFEDLRDYRVVVTDPISVNTMGYTILGMPPPSSGTVALSLVLNILDSYESLNAAKGAIGLHRLIESLKHTLAVRMNLGDPKFVDINNTISNMLSHSFAKQLQQKIFDNTTFPSDYYLPRWSQLDDHGTSHFCIVDGDRNAVSMTTTVNYPFGAKILSQSTGIILNNEMGDFSVPTEIGDQLPPAPTNFIKPNKRPLSSMTPIVVLKNDQLVAVIGGSGGLYILEAVIQVFLNYFAMGMDPLAAVQNPRVYHKLIPNTVLYENWTVIDGDHIELAEERKKFLEERGHQMEAKKGGAICQLIVQTITDDYDDVNQMGRKYGKPSSNDKRFAHGVLTAVSDPRKDGRPAAV